One Acidimicrobiia bacterium DNA window includes the following coding sequences:
- a CDS encoding cytochrome c maturation protein CcmE, with the protein MTTVESPPAPPSAPRRRPNRTRYIVAVGGCVFAVIAIIVLAVQLSNNVVYFRTVSEAVHNRADEGTSRFRLAGAVVDGSVRETARGVRFEVTDGKNTVTVDHTGDPPDLFKEGAPVVCEGHWASTAKNVAFDSDRILIKHGAEYEPPKVDTARPDTGEKGQR; encoded by the coding sequence GTGACGACCGTCGAGTCGCCCCCCGCTCCACCGTCCGCGCCGCGCCGCCGCCCGAACCGCACGCGGTACATCGTCGCGGTCGGCGGATGTGTGTTCGCGGTGATCGCGATCATCGTGCTCGCGGTACAGCTCTCGAACAACGTCGTGTACTTCCGCACGGTGTCGGAGGCGGTGCACAACCGCGCCGACGAGGGCACGTCGCGGTTCCGGCTCGCCGGCGCGGTGGTCGACGGCTCGGTGCGCGAGACCGCGCGCGGGGTGCGCTTCGAGGTCACCGACGGCAAGAACACCGTCACCGTCGACCACACCGGCGACCCGCCCGATCTGTTCAAGGAGGGCGCACCCGTCGTGTGCGAGGGTCACTGGGCGAGCACGGCGAAGAATGTGGCCTTCGACTCGGACCGCATCCTCATCAAGCACGGCGCCGAGTACGAGCCACCGAAGGTCGACACTGCCAGGCCCGACACTGGTGAGAAGGGCCAACGGTGA
- the ccsA gene encoding cytochrome c biogenesis protein CcsA: MKAALGYSAVAVGAGAAVVGISALIAGLRQHDAMLLRIGRRCVFVVLLAALAAAGFMEWALISHDFSIQYVAENNARGTPLLFTITGLWAALAGSILLWAVILGGYLAFVAHKFRHRAADPLVAVATITGLVVALFFFALMLGPANPFKTLATTPLDGRGPNPLLQNHILMAFHPPMLYLGLVGFTVPFMFAIGALVTGRFGEGWLADTRRATLMAWGFLTVGIILGAWWSYEVLGWGGFWAWDPVENASLLPWITGTAFIHSVMVQERRGMLRVWNLSLVVATFCLTILGTFLTRSGVIDSVHAFSVSDIGPWLLTFLGIVAATGIGLLAWRGDRLRAPGRIDSAVSRESAFLANNLLFAGLAFVVLLGTVFPLVAEALRGSRLSVGEPYFDRMTTPIGLALLFLMAVAPALPWRATSGDVLRQRLLVPAWVGAITMVVAVAFGARGVAEVIAYGLGAFATAGIVRQFVLGVSGRRRALGEPRAVALGRATRSNPRLY; this comes from the coding sequence GTGAAGGCCGCGCTCGGCTACTCCGCGGTCGCCGTGGGCGCGGGCGCGGCCGTCGTCGGCATCAGCGCGCTGATCGCGGGGCTGCGCCAGCACGACGCGATGCTGCTGCGCATCGGGCGCCGCTGTGTGTTCGTGGTGCTGCTCGCCGCGCTCGCGGCGGCGGGGTTCATGGAATGGGCGCTGATCAGCCACGACTTCTCGATCCAGTACGTCGCCGAGAACAACGCGCGCGGCACGCCGCTGCTCTTCACGATCACCGGGCTGTGGGCCGCGCTCGCCGGCTCGATTCTGTTGTGGGCAGTGATCCTCGGCGGCTACCTCGCGTTCGTCGCGCACAAGTTCCGCCACCGCGCCGCCGACCCGCTGGTGGCCGTCGCCACGATCACCGGCCTCGTCGTGGCGCTGTTCTTCTTCGCACTGATGCTCGGCCCCGCGAACCCGTTCAAGACCCTGGCCACCACGCCTCTCGACGGCCGTGGCCCCAACCCGCTGCTCCAGAACCACATTCTCATGGCGTTCCACCCGCCGATGCTGTACCTCGGCCTCGTCGGATTCACGGTGCCGTTCATGTTCGCGATCGGCGCGCTCGTCACCGGCCGCTTCGGCGAGGGCTGGCTCGCCGACACCCGGCGCGCCACGTTGATGGCGTGGGGCTTCCTCACCGTCGGGATCATCCTCGGGGCCTGGTGGAGCTACGAGGTGCTCGGGTGGGGCGGCTTCTGGGCGTGGGACCCGGTGGAGAATGCGTCGCTCCTGCCGTGGATCACCGGCACCGCGTTCATCCACTCGGTGATGGTGCAGGAGCGCCGTGGGATGCTCCGCGTGTGGAACCTTTCGCTCGTCGTCGCCACCTTCTGCCTCACGATCCTGGGCACGTTCCTCACCCGCTCGGGCGTGATCGACTCGGTGCACGCGTTCTCGGTGTCCGACATCGGCCCCTGGCTCCTCACGTTCCTCGGGATCGTCGCCGCCACGGGCATCGGCCTCCTCGCGTGGCGCGGCGACCGGCTGCGGGCGCCCGGTCGCATCGACTCGGCGGTGTCGCGCGAGTCGGCGTTCCTCGCCAACAACCTGTTGTTCGCGGGGCTCGCGTTCGTCGTGCTGCTCGGCACCGTGTTCCCACTCGTCGCGGAGGCGCTGCGCGGGAGCCGGCTGTCGGTGGGGGAACCCTACTTCGACCGCATGACCACGCCGATCGGCCTCGCGCTGCTGTTCCTGATGGCGGTCGCGCCCGCGCTGCCGTGGCGGGCGACGAGCGGCGACGTGCTCCGGCAACGGCTGCTCGTCCCCGCGTGGGTCGGCGCGATCACGATGGTGGTGGCGGTGGCGTTCGGCGCGCGAGGCGTGGCCGAGGTGATCGCGTACGGGCTCGGCGCGTTCGCGACGGCGGGGATCGTGCGCCAGTTCGTGCTCGGCGTCAGCGGGCGACGGCGCGCGCTCGGTGAGCCGCGCGCCGTGGCGCTCGGGCGCGCCACGCGCTCGAACCCGCGGCTCTACG